In a genomic window of Streptomyces pristinaespiralis:
- a CDS encoding DUF6479 family protein, producing MVTINEPAGDVATVLAAGEGAPAVIVFGLIVVGLIVLLVYVVWQVGARRRRDAPPGPEEQPVRPDHQTHYESRLEPDEFDVTEGHEVPGRLTPHELHGYGNMGSRPAPESKPPRDSDESGGAFGSGGHGG from the coding sequence ATGGTCACTATCAACGAGCCGGCGGGGGACGTCGCCACTGTCCTCGCGGCCGGTGAGGGAGCACCCGCGGTCATCGTGTTCGGACTGATCGTGGTCGGTCTCATCGTCCTGCTCGTCTATGTGGTCTGGCAGGTGGGCGCGCGGCGGCGGCGCGATGCCCCACCGGGACCCGAGGAGCAGCCGGTGCGGCCCGATCACCAGACCCATTACGAGAGCCGCCTGGAGCCGGACGAGTTCGACGTCACCGAGGGACACGAGGTGCCGGGGCGCCTGACACCTCACGAGCTCCACGGCTACGGCAACATGGGCTCCCGGCCCGCACCCGAGAGCAAGCCGCCCCGTGACTCGGACGAGAGCGGCGGCGCCTTCGGCAGCGGCGGTCACGGGGGCTGA
- a CDS encoding Rho termination factor N-terminal domain-containing protein, which yields MRTSADLAGLGEKELYARATDLGIPGRSTMKRDELLKALTAADRTAA from the coding sequence GTGCGAACGAGCGCGGACCTGGCCGGGCTCGGCGAGAAGGAGCTCTACGCCCGCGCCACCGACCTCGGCATCCCGGGCCGGTCCACGATGAAGCGGGACGAGCTGCTGAAGGCCCTCACCGCGGCGGACCGCACCGCCGCCTGA